CTCAGCAGTTGGACGAGCGCCTGGTGTGTCTGGTGTTGCTGCGTAGTTCTCAGCTCAACGGCTGTGCCTTCTGTCTGCACATGCATGATGAGCACGCTCGCCGCGTGGGGGAAACTCCAGACCGCCTCGCGCAGATCGCCGCCTGGCACGAGGCGCGCTGTTTCAGTGAGCGTGAGCGGGCCGCGCTGGCCTGGACCGATGCGCTGACGCAACTGGCCATCCATGCCCCCAGTGAGGCCCAGCGTGCGCAGCTTGCAGAGCACTTCAGCGTCGAGGAACGTGTCAATCTGAGTGCCTTGATCGTGACCATCAACAGCTGGAACCGGTTCGCGGTTGGCTTCTCGTTCACACCGGGCGAATAAGCGTCAAGAGTGGTTAGCGCACCCGGTAGGGATCGGGTGCTCCGCTTTCCGGACGCCAGCGGCTGCGCTCGCCATGCAGCGTCAATACCAGTTGGCGGGCGCCACCCTGGTCGCGGTGCTCACATAGATAAATACCTTGCCAGGTACCCAGCGCCAGGCGTCCTTCTGTTACCGGGACGCTGACACTCGAACCCAGCAGGCTGGCCTTGAGATGGGCCGGCATATCGTCACTGCCTTCATAGGTATGACGATAGTAGGGGGCAT
This Halomonas huangheensis DNA region includes the following protein-coding sequences:
- a CDS encoding carboxymuconolactone decarboxylase family protein, with product MSVQLTREQFYAQQPQITRSLRELYEASTQQLDERLVCLVLLRSSQLNGCAFCLHMHDEHARRVGETPDRLAQIAAWHEARCFSERERAALAWTDALTQLAIHAPSEAQRAQLAEHFSVEERVNLSALIVTINSWNRFAVGFSFTPGE
- a CDS encoding secondary thiamine-phosphate synthase enzyme YjbQ, with amino-acid sequence MWHQTTLRLAPRQRGFHLITDEIVKAMPALAEARAGLLHVFIQHSSASLTINENADPTVRQDFESHFNAMVPEDAPYYRHTYEGSDDMPAHLKASLLGSSVSVPVTEGRLALGTWQGIYLCEHRDQGGARQLVLTLHGERSRWRPESGAPDPYRVR